The Candidatus Neomarinimicrobiota bacterium genome includes the window CACTCAGTATGGCACCTCAGCCTCCAAACATTGTATTTATCCACAGAACCAATCTATTTAAAAGCGGCCTGAATATAGTTTTATCATGATGGATTTCAAGCCAGTTCTGCCAGATTCTGGGCAATTTCAGCACCCAGCCTGACATTGTTTAAAGCCAAGGCCCGGTTTGTTTCCAGACTGCGTCCCTTGGTCAGCTCAACGATTCGACCAAGGAGATAAGGCGTCAGCTTTTTTCCGGATATCCCCAAACCTACTGCATCCTGTAAAGCTGAACGAATATGACCATCCATTTCACTAAAGGGGATATCATATTCTGGGGGTAGGGGGTTTGCTACCAGGACGCCAGCTTGTATTCCTAAATTAGCCTGATGCTGATAGAGGGCCGCAATCTTACCAGCGTCATCCAACTGAATGCTAATGGGTAAACCAGATTTACGTGAATAAAAGGCCGGAAATTCAGAGGTTCCATATCCAATCACCGGCACACTCATGGTCTCCAGAACCTCCAATGTCTTTGGTAAATCAAGAATTGCTTTGGCTCCGGCAGAGACCACAATAACCGGAGTTCTGGAGAGTTCAATCAGATCAGCTGATACATCAAAATTGCTTTCTGCTCCCCTGTGTACACCTCCAATCCCCCCTGTGGCAAACACATGTATTCCTGCAAGATGAGCCAAACGCATAGTGGCTGAAACGGTGGTTGCTCCATTTCCATTCTGAGCCAGTGTCCAGCCAATCTCACGGGTGGCTACCTTGCCTACTGT containing:
- a CDS encoding pseudouridine-5'-phosphate glycosidase, with the protein product MKNIPSNYSVEVKRALSTGLPVLALESTIIAHGMPYPENLKFAQQAEALARDSGAVPATIAILNGQICIGLDAAQLEQLARDKTVGKVATREIGWTLAQNGNGATTVSATMRLAHLAGIHVFATGGIGGVHRGAESNFDVSADLIELSRTPVIVVSAGAKAILDLPKTLEVLETMSVPVIGYGTSEFPAFYSRKSGLPISIQLDDAGKIAALYQHQANLGIQAGVLVANPLPPEYDIPFSEMDGHIRSALQDAVGLGISGKKLTPYLLGRIVELTKGRSLETNRALALNNVRLGAEIAQNLAELA